In the Muricauda sp. MAR_2010_75 genome, one interval contains:
- a CDS encoding cupin domain-containing protein has translation MTILHESEVEEVKHPGRFMRWLANEDSLQANNLSVCVIRVMPGEAVRPAHSHPKSEELIYIITGSGKVMIENEVGDVRAGSAILFEQGKVHMLKNTGDVEMKVICFFAPATSIDNYKMFEEIDFPE, from the coding sequence ATGACCATATTGCATGAAAGTGAAGTAGAAGAGGTAAAACACCCAGGACGGTTTATGCGTTGGTTGGCCAATGAAGACTCCTTGCAAGCCAATAATCTTTCGGTGTGTGTCATTCGGGTAATGCCCGGAGAAGCGGTTAGACCGGCCCATTCCCATCCCAAAAGTGAGGAATTGATATACATTATCACCGGTTCAGGAAAAGTAATGATTGAAAACGAAGTGGGTGATGTAAGAGCGGGTTCCGCCATTCTTTTTGAACAGGGAAAGGTGCACATGCTCAAAAATACAGGCGATGTTGAAATGAAAGTCATTTGCTTTTTTGCGCCTGCCACATCCATTGATAACTACAAGATGTTCGAAGAGATTGATTTTCCTGAATAA
- a CDS encoding FG-GAP-like repeat-containing protein — MKKYSILGWFFFLIAIVHAQDLSKLQDVKAITFLPDYLFSGSTLDRWKSYGENQWSASNGVITGNVNGTKPGILLFDQSFQDVSFQASIKRESTVETGFLFRFEKKGDKIDAVLVSISADGSVTPYNISFDTQGSETSRTKLARAGGIWYRVAPPIKEEEGNSFSGYTRPEPPKDLPVTRPNTDFVEGEWNQLEAYMDVNVIRSFLNDGGEVGGTTGEETNNDGYGPVALYIGGKGKVQFKNIMLKDAYVKNTPLEKVSDRFKIQPISDMYYSWGTDTADFNKDGEVDIVAGPYIYFGPDFTDRIEIFPAIAAGPSKEFAYNRVQDAYDFNNDGWPDVASSAFATTLYINPKGAHKRWESYNVLPDGGQSEITEFTDIDKDGKPELVYGAKGFVRYAKPDKNDPTKPWTVYNVSEAGHALAHGIGTGDINGDGRVDILNALGWWEQPEILDSTKTWKYHPVAFGRYGKRSTNIGSSHMAVYDVNGNGLLDVVANLNSHGFGLAWYEQKRTNGEISFVRHMIADDYGFDNAGGVTFSQLHGATSADVDNDGLLDFIVGKRLFTHLDNYYDPDTYGAPVLYWYKTVRDANAPGGARFVPELIHNRSGVGSEVDAVDLDNNGTVDILTSTNTGTYIFWNKK; from the coding sequence ATGAAAAAATACAGTATCCTTGGATGGTTCTTTTTCCTGATAGCGATTGTACATGCACAGGATTTGAGTAAACTACAAGACGTAAAAGCTATTACCTTTCTCCCAGACTACTTGTTTTCGGGTTCAACACTGGATCGATGGAAGTCTTATGGAGAAAATCAATGGTCGGCCAGCAATGGTGTAATTACCGGTAATGTCAATGGCACAAAACCCGGAATTTTATTGTTTGACCAATCTTTTCAGGATGTTTCTTTTCAGGCATCCATTAAACGGGAAAGCACTGTGGAAACTGGTTTTCTATTTCGTTTTGAGAAGAAAGGAGATAAAATTGATGCCGTCTTGGTTAGCATTTCAGCTGATGGGTCGGTAACTCCTTATAACATCAGTTTTGACACCCAAGGGAGTGAAACAAGTCGTACCAAACTGGCAAGAGCAGGAGGAATTTGGTACCGCGTAGCCCCTCCCATCAAAGAAGAAGAGGGGAACTCCTTTTCAGGTTATACAAGACCTGAACCCCCTAAAGACCTTCCGGTGACCCGACCCAACACAGACTTTGTTGAAGGAGAATGGAACCAGTTGGAAGCATATATGGACGTGAATGTCATCCGTTCCTTTTTAAATGATGGTGGTGAAGTGGGCGGAACCACGGGAGAAGAAACCAACAATGATGGTTATGGCCCTGTTGCACTTTATATTGGTGGCAAGGGTAAAGTGCAGTTCAAGAACATCATGCTCAAGGATGCATACGTCAAAAACACGCCGTTGGAAAAGGTTTCAGACCGATTTAAAATTCAACCTATTAGTGATATGTACTATTCATGGGGAACGGATACCGCCGATTTCAACAAAGATGGCGAAGTAGATATTGTAGCTGGCCCATATATTTATTTTGGACCTGACTTTACTGACCGTATTGAAATCTTTCCAGCTATTGCCGCAGGCCCTTCCAAGGAGTTTGCCTACAATCGTGTTCAGGATGCATACGATTTCAACAATGATGGCTGGCCCGATGTGGCTTCCAGTGCATTTGCCACTACCCTCTACATCAATCCAAAAGGAGCCCACAAGCGATGGGAAAGTTATAATGTCCTTCCAGATGGTGGCCAAAGTGAGATTACAGAGTTCACCGACATTGATAAAGATGGTAAACCCGAATTGGTTTATGGCGCCAAAGGCTTTGTGCGCTATGCCAAACCTGATAAAAATGACCCAACCAAACCGTGGACCGTGTACAATGTATCGGAGGCAGGACATGCTCTTGCACATGGCATTGGTACTGGAGACATTAATGGAGATGGTCGAGTGGACATTCTAAACGCATTGGGCTGGTGGGAACAACCTGAAATATTGGACAGCACCAAGACGTGGAAATATCACCCTGTAGCTTTTGGAAGATATGGCAAGCGAAGTACCAACATTGGAAGTAGCCACATGGCCGTTTACGATGTAAATGGAAATGGATTACTCGATGTGGTTGCCAATTTAAATTCCCATGGATTTGGGCTTGCATGGTATGAGCAAAAAAGAACCAATGGAGAAATTAGCTTTGTCCGCCATATGATAGCCGACGATTATGGCTTTGATAATGCAGGAGGTGTCACCTTTTCCCAACTTCATGGGGCCACCTCGGCCGATGTGGACAATGATGGACTTTTGGATTTTATTGTAGGAAAGCGGTTGTTTACACATTTAGACAATTATTATGATCCAGATACCTACGGTGCACCCGTTCTCTATTGGTACAAGACGGTACGGGATGCCAATGCTCCTGGAGGGGCAAGATTTGTTCCAGAATTGATTCACAATCGTTCTGGAGTGGGTTCGGAGGTGGATGCCGTTGATTTGGACAATAACGGAACTGTGGATATTCTTACGTCCACCAATACCGGAACCTATATATTTTGGAATAAGAAATAG
- a CDS encoding PQQ-binding-like beta-propeller repeat protein — MKKKIIFIPSTVGDWQISFASIGPLVLLALVSLFTACTDYEKGTATINQHKTWRNYGGGNDQSKYTELSQINKSNVKDLEVAWFYPSGDNKIYQFNPIVVDTVMYVLAKNNSLVALNAKTGEEIWIHANLSRIARRGINYWESEDGKDKRLLFQINNYLQAIDATTGKSILTFGDNGLVDLRQGLDRDAKTLNRAQSGTPGQIFEDLILLGTGTGESYLSTPGFLRAYNVRTGELAWTFHTIPRPGEFGYDTWPKDAYKYVGGVNVWGEITVDAKNGIAFYPLGSPTFDYYGADRIGSNLYGNSLLALDARTGERLWHFQTVHHDIWDYDLTSAPQLLTVNHDGQEIEAVAVVGKNGLVYVFNRHTGDPLFPIEEKPVPPSHVEGEEAWPTQPIPTVLPPTTRLAVTEDDLSEVFLTKEERADWARKLRDSIQTGLFTPLSNKFETLAMPGAVGGVNWGNTAADPNKGILYIIALDYPSVYDKLLTLEQIEAKTANIGSFFGNARSYIQNCAACHGQEGEGLVGPALSNIQERMNLKDFTDIIVTGQGDMPAFTDLTSKQIEDLYEFLAEDGASRYSSQFGSSEESPTEGPVVASGGAPGGLEDRVLEGNPGRYGGPYPEGVEVEHERLYLYQWGLEFPYIISPPWSQIMAYDLNDGTVKWKRPLGQDLEALKKGFDNTGVLRAQRNGMIITSTGLVFSTSKDGRVYAFDAENGEELWKSKLPKGSEGLPAMYEVDGKQYLAVTAATPIKFGREGVPEEGEDPNAQGGYVVYALPD; from the coding sequence ATGAAGAAAAAAATCATCTTTATTCCATCTACAGTTGGGGATTGGCAAATCTCCTTCGCTTCCATAGGACCACTCGTTCTTTTAGCCCTCGTAAGTCTTTTCACAGCATGCACCGATTACGAAAAAGGTACAGCTACAATTAATCAACACAAAACATGGAGAAATTACGGTGGTGGAAATGACCAATCAAAATATACTGAGTTGAGCCAAATAAACAAATCTAATGTAAAGGATTTGGAAGTGGCTTGGTTCTATCCCAGTGGGGATAACAAAATTTACCAGTTCAACCCTATTGTGGTTGACACGGTGATGTACGTACTTGCCAAAAACAATTCTTTGGTGGCCCTCAATGCCAAAACTGGAGAAGAAATATGGATCCACGCCAATTTATCCCGAATTGCCCGAAGAGGTATCAACTATTGGGAAAGCGAGGATGGAAAAGATAAACGGTTGCTTTTTCAAATCAATAATTACCTGCAGGCCATCGATGCAACCACCGGAAAATCCATTCTCACCTTTGGGGATAATGGTTTGGTGGATTTAAGACAAGGTCTGGACAGGGACGCAAAAACCCTCAACAGGGCACAATCGGGTACACCAGGTCAAATCTTTGAAGATTTGATATTATTGGGAACAGGAACCGGGGAATCCTATCTTTCCACTCCCGGCTTTTTGCGCGCCTACAATGTTAGAACCGGTGAACTGGCTTGGACCTTTCATACCATTCCAAGACCGGGGGAGTTTGGGTATGATACTTGGCCAAAAGATGCTTACAAGTATGTAGGTGGTGTAAATGTTTGGGGAGAAATTACGGTGGATGCAAAAAATGGAATCGCATTCTATCCATTGGGTTCTCCCACCTTTGATTATTATGGAGCAGACCGAATTGGTAGCAACCTCTATGGTAATTCGCTATTGGCACTGGATGCCAGGACCGGTGAGCGTCTCTGGCATTTTCAAACGGTTCACCACGATATTTGGGATTATGATCTGACTTCTGCTCCACAATTACTTACGGTAAATCATGACGGTCAAGAAATTGAAGCTGTTGCCGTAGTCGGCAAAAATGGATTGGTCTATGTTTTCAACAGACATACCGGTGATCCTTTATTTCCCATAGAAGAAAAACCTGTACCTCCAAGTCATGTGGAAGGGGAAGAAGCTTGGCCCACACAGCCTATCCCTACGGTTCTGCCTCCTACAACGCGGTTAGCGGTTACTGAAGATGACCTCAGCGAAGTTTTCCTTACCAAAGAAGAACGTGCCGACTGGGCCCGAAAATTACGCGACAGTATTCAAACAGGATTGTTCACGCCTCTATCCAATAAATTTGAAACCTTGGCCATGCCAGGTGCTGTGGGCGGAGTAAATTGGGGAAATACAGCCGCAGACCCCAATAAAGGCATATTATATATCATAGCGCTGGATTATCCATCGGTCTATGACAAGCTGTTAACCTTGGAACAAATCGAGGCGAAAACAGCCAACATCGGTAGCTTTTTTGGAAATGCCCGATCCTACATTCAAAATTGTGCAGCGTGCCATGGACAAGAAGGTGAAGGACTCGTAGGTCCAGCATTGAGCAATATACAAGAACGAATGAATTTAAAAGACTTTACGGATATTATCGTGACAGGTCAAGGGGATATGCCTGCTTTTACAGATTTAACGAGTAAACAAATAGAGGATCTGTATGAATTTTTAGCCGAAGATGGTGCAAGTAGATATAGCTCACAGTTTGGAAGCAGTGAAGAGAGTCCAACAGAAGGCCCGGTGGTTGCTTCAGGTGGGGCTCCGGGAGGTCTTGAAGACAGGGTGCTTGAAGGTAATCCTGGAAGATATGGCGGACCATATCCTGAAGGTGTTGAAGTGGAGCATGAACGCCTATATCTATACCAGTGGGGTTTGGAATTTCCTTATATTATTAGCCCGCCCTGGTCCCAGATAATGGCGTATGACCTCAATGACGGTACCGTAAAATGGAAACGTCCCTTGGGTCAAGACCTTGAAGCCTTAAAAAAAGGCTTTGATAATACAGGTGTGCTAAGAGCTCAAAGAAATGGGATGATCATTACCTCAACAGGTTTGGTTTTCTCAACCTCAAAAGATGGCAGAGTCTATGCTTTTGATGCAGAAAATGGTGAGGAATTATGGAAATCCAAGCTTCCTAAAGGAAGTGAAGGCTTACCGGCCATGTATGAAGTGGATGGAAAACAATATTTGGCGGTAACGGCAGCAACTCCCATCAAATTTGGTCGAGAAGGTGTACCCGAGGAAGGTGAAGACCCAAATGCACAGGGTGGTTATGTAGTGTATGCTTTGCCTGACTAA
- a CDS encoding RagB/SusD family nutrient uptake outer membrane protein: protein MKNILSIITVLLSLLTMGCSDILEKEPLAAISTSSAYVTAEDAEKAVTAAYHPLTGNNWCCGNYGNGGYMHWVLGNVASDDTEKGGESGSDQLYAQQVSLFNIPSDNDATRFAWENQYIGVHRANLVLDNIGDIEMDEGLKSRYMAEAKFLRAWYYFNLVKTFGDVPLILSDDLETYDMARTPKAEVYAQIIQDLEEASQALPNKSAYSDADRGRATRGAALAYLGKVYLYLDDFVNAENYFKQVIDSGEYSLDPDYLGMFLRDGENSPEHIFQVQFLHDQGATPVRNILTTVFGSRARNGWGFNLPTQDFVDAFEDGDPRLGHTVYQNGDVMPDGEIANVGNSTTGYMNKKYYVPGYERVGGSIQIGRDDIYMRLGKVLLWYAEAANENNKTDEALWALEEIRARARGGEAVLPEITETNKDALRQIIWHEQRVEFGQEFERFWELVRQGRAGQVMRNYAETYDTAKGAGFRDGVNEIYPVPQTEINLSDGKITQNPGY from the coding sequence ATGAAAAATATATTGTCAATAATAACAGTTTTGTTAAGTCTGTTAACGATGGGCTGCTCAGACATCCTTGAAAAGGAACCACTGGCAGCAATTAGTACAAGCAGCGCCTATGTAACAGCTGAAGATGCAGAAAAAGCAGTTACGGCCGCTTATCACCCCTTGACCGGAAACAACTGGTGCTGCGGTAATTATGGAAATGGTGGGTATATGCACTGGGTTCTGGGAAATGTAGCTTCTGATGATACCGAAAAAGGAGGTGAGTCAGGATCAGACCAACTATATGCGCAACAAGTATCCCTATTTAACATTCCATCAGATAACGATGCAACACGTTTTGCATGGGAGAATCAATACATAGGAGTGCACAGGGCCAATCTAGTTTTGGATAACATTGGCGACATTGAAATGGATGAAGGATTAAAAAGTAGATACATGGCCGAAGCTAAATTCCTAAGAGCCTGGTATTACTTCAACCTTGTGAAGACATTTGGAGATGTGCCATTAATACTTAGTGATGATCTAGAAACGTATGACATGGCAAGAACTCCAAAAGCAGAGGTCTATGCACAGATCATTCAAGATTTGGAAGAAGCCAGCCAAGCACTCCCCAATAAAAGCGCATATAGCGATGCGGATAGAGGAAGAGCCACAAGAGGTGCCGCGTTGGCATATCTGGGTAAAGTATACCTGTATTTGGATGACTTTGTAAATGCTGAAAACTATTTTAAACAAGTCATAGACTCGGGAGAATATTCATTGGACCCTGACTATTTGGGCATGTTCCTTAGAGATGGCGAGAATAGTCCGGAGCATATTTTTCAGGTCCAGTTCTTGCATGACCAAGGAGCAACACCGGTTAGGAACATTTTAACCACTGTCTTTGGAAGTAGGGCCAGAAACGGCTGGGGCTTTAACCTGCCTACCCAAGATTTTGTGGATGCTTTTGAAGATGGTGATCCAAGGTTGGGACATACCGTGTATCAAAATGGTGATGTAATGCCCGATGGTGAAATAGCCAATGTAGGAAACAGCACAACGGGGTATATGAACAAAAAATACTATGTGCCAGGATATGAACGTGTGGGTGGTTCCATTCAAATTGGAAGGGACGATATCTATATGCGCCTTGGGAAAGTATTGCTTTGGTATGCTGAGGCTGCAAATGAAAACAACAAAACAGACGAAGCACTATGGGCACTGGAAGAAATTCGAGCCCGTGCAAGAGGCGGTGAAGCCGTGCTTCCAGAAATTACCGAAACTAATAAAGATGCTCTCAGACAGATTATTTGGCATGAGCAACGGGTTGAATTCGGACAGGAGTTTGAACGATTCTGGGAGCTTGTACGCCAAGGAAGAGCAGGACAAGTAATGCGAAACTACGCCGAAACATATGATACGGCCAAAGGAGCCGGTTTCCGTGATGGTGTCAATGAGATTTATCCCGTACCTCAGACTGAAATAAATTTGAGTGATGGAAAAATAACCCAAAATCCGGGATACTAA
- a CDS encoding TonB-dependent receptor has product MKKKSVLRQSNMRRWLLLLMAFVSVTQMASGQDDFTAFNETEATIQNDDERLNISQKNIDTKELLEKLEAISGYKFVFDKSILDYKKRFTLKEKGISFDALLNKVSQQSRLRFKKVNNNINVRLAEPTSSQPQSSPDEAQADVVVSGQVTGTDGVPLLGVSVVVQGGDTGTVTDFDGNYTLTVPEGSVLVFSFIGMSSQNIPIGNRTVINVVMEEDVAALNEVVVVGYGSQKRSDITGAIGVVSAEEFEDEPVLQVGQALQGKVAGLQVSQNSGAPGSGLLIRVRGTGTVNNSEPLYVVDGNPNVDPIDLIPEQIESIQVLKSASAAAIYGAQGANGVILITTKQGRAGKSTLNINFSQGFQQLQRNIPMTNATQYATLYNEGLINAGDDPIYPNPESLGEGTDWQKAVFRMAPMTNISVSASGGSESSRYFFSGGYVDQEGIVKGSSFDRVNLRINSSHDITPAIKVGQNLSASVSTYDNISEYNFGSILGSTLTANPEIPVKFPDGSWGYSETSLNSTNPAANIHFTNNDTKRSVVNGNVYAEIKFLKDFVFRSQYNFNLGYSENVVFLPEFFISSRNFRDVADLTENSTRFNDNSFANTLTYAKTFGKHSVDALAGFTTQESNTKFVSAYAAGLPANATDNEDLRYLDLATQSDNASGNAGSFGILSYLGRINYNYAGKYFTTVNFRVDGSSRFGENNKWGYFPSFSLGWKLSEENFLVDKDWINNLMLRGGWGSLGNQGSLPNYAFANLVTPNINYVFGDTQVVYNGQAPTGKGNPDLKWESTEEINFGFDFTGFDSKITASFDWYRKETSDMLLQVPLAGYSGIQESPFVNGGSVLNKGFEVMLGYKNTTPSGLTYSFSGNLARNTNEVLDLSNAGSALNQFISFVGLVNTTQVGAPIASFWGWKTDGLFQTQEEVDNHAFQSSGTAPGDIRFVDLNEDGVVDAEDQTIIGNPWPKFTYGFNGSLSYKNLDFSVQVQGVAGNDIFMGLKFRTEGSNFFNYTKNVWDNRWTGPGTSNTVPRVNTNDPNNNMRSSEYYVESGDYLRVRNIQLAYRFPENVFKDVNVSIYGSVQNAFTITNYPGFDPEIGTNNANNPLYIGIDETNYPVPRIYTIGLKVGL; this is encoded by the coding sequence ATGAAAAAAAAATCAGTACTGCGCCAATCCAACATGCGTAGGTGGTTACTTTTGCTCATGGCATTTGTGTCCGTAACGCAAATGGCCTCAGGGCAAGACGATTTTACTGCTTTCAATGAAACGGAAGCGACCATCCAGAATGATGATGAACGACTGAATATCAGTCAGAAAAACATCGACACCAAAGAACTTTTAGAAAAATTGGAAGCCATTTCGGGCTACAAGTTCGTTTTTGACAAATCAATTCTTGATTACAAAAAACGGTTTACCCTAAAAGAAAAGGGTATTTCTTTTGATGCCCTGTTGAACAAAGTTTCCCAACAATCCAGATTACGGTTCAAAAAAGTCAATAACAACATTAATGTTAGACTGGCCGAACCTACTTCATCACAACCACAATCTTCCCCGGATGAGGCCCAAGCAGATGTAGTTGTCTCGGGACAAGTAACCGGAACAGACGGTGTGCCATTATTGGGCGTTTCTGTTGTGGTGCAAGGAGGCGATACGGGTACGGTTACCGATTTTGATGGAAATTATACCCTAACCGTTCCCGAAGGTTCCGTTTTGGTATTTTCCTTTATTGGGATGAGCTCCCAAAATATTCCCATTGGAAACAGGACGGTAATCAATGTGGTCATGGAAGAAGATGTTGCTGCACTTAATGAAGTTGTGGTTGTGGGTTATGGTAGCCAAAAAAGAAGTGATATCACAGGTGCCATCGGGGTGGTTTCTGCAGAGGAATTTGAAGATGAACCTGTTTTACAAGTGGGTCAGGCGCTTCAAGGTAAGGTTGCCGGTCTACAAGTATCCCAAAATTCCGGTGCTCCTGGGTCCGGCCTTTTGATTAGGGTACGGGGAACAGGTACCGTCAATAATTCGGAACCATTGTATGTGGTTGACGGAAATCCAAATGTGGATCCCATAGATTTGATTCCCGAACAGATTGAAAGTATCCAGGTACTGAAAAGTGCAAGTGCGGCTGCCATTTATGGTGCACAGGGTGCCAATGGTGTTATCTTGATCACTACCAAACAAGGTAGAGCGGGCAAGTCTACGTTGAACATCAACTTTTCGCAAGGATTCCAACAGCTTCAACGAAATATTCCCATGACCAATGCCACACAGTACGCCACCTTGTACAATGAGGGGTTGATCAATGCCGGGGATGATCCCATCTATCCCAATCCCGAATCTTTGGGTGAAGGTACTGATTGGCAGAAAGCTGTATTTAGAATGGCTCCCATGACCAACATTTCAGTTTCTGCCAGTGGCGGAAGCGAATCAAGTCGTTATTTTTTCTCAGGAGGTTATGTAGATCAGGAAGGGATTGTAAAAGGTTCTTCTTTTGATAGGGTCAATTTAAGGATCAACTCGTCACATGATATCACTCCTGCTATAAAAGTAGGTCAGAACCTATCTGCCAGCGTATCCACATACGATAACATATCGGAGTATAACTTTGGATCCATATTGGGCAGTACCCTAACGGCCAACCCAGAAATTCCAGTAAAGTTTCCAGATGGTTCTTGGGGCTATTCTGAAACTTCGTTGAACTCTACCAACCCTGCGGCAAATATTCATTTCACCAACAACGACACAAAAAGGTCTGTGGTGAATGGAAATGTGTATGCCGAAATCAAGTTCTTGAAGGATTTTGTGTTTCGTTCACAATATAATTTCAATTTGGGCTATTCCGAAAATGTTGTTTTTTTACCTGAATTCTTTATTTCCTCAAGAAACTTTAGGGATGTGGCAGATTTGACCGAGAACTCCACACGTTTTAACGATAACAGTTTTGCCAATACATTAACGTATGCCAAGACCTTTGGCAAACACAGTGTGGATGCACTTGCTGGTTTCACAACACAAGAATCAAACACCAAATTTGTGTCGGCATACGCAGCAGGTCTTCCTGCCAATGCCACGGACAATGAGGATCTGAGGTATTTGGACCTCGCTACCCAATCAGATAATGCGTCTGGTAATGCTGGTTCCTTTGGAATTTTATCTTATTTAGGGCGTATCAACTACAATTATGCCGGTAAATATTTTACTACCGTCAATTTTAGGGTTGATGGTTCATCAAGATTTGGTGAAAACAACAAGTGGGGGTATTTCCCTTCATTCTCCTTGGGATGGAAACTATCCGAAGAGAACTTTTTGGTGGACAAAGATTGGATCAACAACTTAATGCTTAGAGGAGGTTGGGGTTCTTTGGGTAACCAAGGATCTTTGCCCAACTATGCCTTTGCCAACCTGGTTACGCCAAACATCAACTATGTTTTTGGCGACACTCAGGTGGTATACAACGGTCAGGCCCCTACTGGTAAGGGTAACCCCGATTTGAAATGGGAATCCACGGAAGAAATAAACTTTGGGTTTGATTTCACCGGTTTTGACAGTAAGATAACGGCTTCCTTTGATTGGTATCGAAAAGAAACTTCAGACATGCTGTTGCAAGTACCTTTGGCAGGGTATTCCGGAATTCAGGAATCACCTTTTGTAAACGGGGGGAGTGTGCTTAATAAAGGTTTTGAGGTGATGCTTGGCTACAAGAACACTACACCAAGTGGGCTTACCTATAGTTTCTCAGGGAATTTGGCCCGTAACACCAATGAGGTTTTGGATTTAAGCAATGCAGGCTCTGCGTTGAATCAGTTTATTTCTTTTGTAGGTCTGGTAAATACAACCCAAGTTGGGGCACCTATAGCTTCTTTTTGGGGATGGAAGACTGATGGACTTTTCCAAACCCAGGAAGAAGTGGATAACCACGCATTCCAAAGTTCTGGAACAGCTCCTGGTGACATTAGGTTCGTAGACCTTAATGAAGATGGCGTTGTTGATGCAGAAGACCAGACCATTATAGGAAACCCTTGGCCAAAGTTCACCTATGGTTTCAATGGGTCTTTGTCCTATAAGAACTTAGATTTCAGTGTTCAAGTTCAAGGGGTGGCCGGAAACGACATCTTTATGGGATTGAAGTTCAGGACCGAGGGATCTAACTTCTTCAACTACACCAAAAATGTCTGGGACAATAGATGGACTGGGCCTGGAACCAGCAACACAGTTCCAAGAGTTAATACAAATGACCCCAACAATAACATGAGGTCATCTGAATATTACGTTGAGAGTGGCGATTATTTGAGGGTCAGAAACATTCAATTGGCCTATCGCTTCCCAGAAAATGTGTTCAAGGATGTGAATGTGAGCATTTACGGTTCGGTACAAAATGCCTTTACCATTACAAACTATCCTGGATTTGACCCTGAAATTGGTACCAATAATGCCAATAACCCACTGTACATTGGTATTGATGAGACCAATTATCCTGTTCCAAGAATTTACACCATAGGTTTAAAAGTAGGTTTATAA
- a CDS encoding FecR family protein, which produces MAEQDQNIFNHLILNKGFIEWVRNPNEASDFFWEKWLREKPAHTQEFYRAKAFVEKMWHEDDKLTDTELDDLLGKIIQQEATSNLKRSNSRKIFSAHVTPALKKFANYAAVFAIVITTVLLYDTLTKETATEVAEVVEWEIISNPKGKRSKVTLPDGTLVDLNYESTLKYPKKFDAKTRLVELHGEAFFDVVHIDDHPFVVKTGMLETEVYGTSFNINSFSYLDELDISLVTGKVKVRKTIEDAHATDSIFLNPGEQVQFNKVSQEMVKNQFDVESAIAWKNGTLIFEEVGFEDFISKLERWYGVNFYIEGTPPKDWSLNGTYQNEKIEDILRGVKFIYGMKYNYDHEGKNITISF; this is translated from the coding sequence GTGGCAGAACAAGATCAGAACATTTTCAACCATCTAATTCTCAATAAGGGCTTCATTGAATGGGTAAGAAATCCCAATGAGGCCAGCGATTTCTTTTGGGAAAAGTGGCTAAGGGAAAAACCGGCCCACACTCAGGAATTTTACAGGGCTAAAGCCTTTGTTGAAAAAATGTGGCATGAAGATGATAAACTCACCGATACGGAATTGGACGATTTGTTGGGCAAAATAATACAACAAGAGGCCACATCGAACTTAAAAAGAAGTAACTCGCGAAAAATTTTTAGCGCCCATGTAACCCCTGCTCTAAAAAAGTTTGCCAATTACGCAGCTGTTTTTGCCATTGTGATCACCACAGTTTTATTATACGATACCCTAACAAAAGAAACTGCAACTGAAGTTGCTGAAGTGGTTGAGTGGGAAATCATCTCCAATCCAAAGGGAAAAAGGTCTAAAGTGACCCTGCCCGATGGCACCTTGGTAGACCTCAACTATGAAAGTACATTAAAGTATCCGAAAAAATTTGATGCAAAAACCAGATTGGTGGAACTTCATGGAGAGGCATTTTTTGATGTGGTCCACATAGATGATCATCCCTTTGTGGTAAAGACCGGAATGCTGGAAACAGAGGTTTACGGAACCTCCTTTAACATAAACTCCTTCTCGTATTTGGATGAACTCGATATTTCATTGGTCACTGGTAAAGTAAAGGTGAGAAAGACCATTGAGGATGCACATGCTACGGACAGTATTTTTCTTAATCCGGGAGAACAGGTCCAGTTCAATAAAGTTTCCCAAGAAATGGTCAAGAATCAATTTGATGTAGAAAGTGCAATTGCTTGGAAAAATGGGACCTTAATCTTTGAGGAGGTAGGGTTTGAGGACTTTATAAGTAAGTTGGAGCGCTGGTACGGCGTAAACTTTTACATTGAAGGAACCCCTCCAAAAGACTGGTCTCTTAACGGTACCTATCAGAATGAAAAAATAGAAGATATTTTAAGAGGTGTAAAATTTATATATGGAATGAAATACAATTACGATCATGAAGGCAAAAACATAACAATAAGCTTTTGA